In a genomic window of Cardiocondyla obscurior isolate alpha-2009 linkage group LG08, Cobs3.1, whole genome shotgun sequence:
- the Dph1 gene encoding 2-(3-amino-3-carboxypropyl)histidine synthase subunit 1 isoform X2, with protein sequence MAEQDDSVVVIKAKPVRKVFKAPTRVSKIPEELLNDPVLNSAIAALPTNYNFEIHKTVWRIKEAKAKRVVLQMPEGLLMYATTIADIIEDFTEAETVIMADVTYGACCVDDYTARALDADFLIHYGHSCLIPVDQTTGIKVLYVFVNVKIDILHCADCLKITLPVTMKIALVSTIQFATMVQAVATELRRLGYEVSVPQSKPLSPGEILGCTAPQVHCADAVIYIGDGRFHLEAAMIANPKLRAFKYDPYAKKLTEEFYDHEKMLKTRHEAIQRALQTDTYALVLSTLGRQGSPSVLKTLQNRIEALEKKNVVILLSEIFPDKIKLFKDVDAFIQIACPRLSIDWGAAFEKPFLTPYEGAVALRMADFDKDRPYPMDFYATISLGPWTANHKESELEKTDACCERRTKIDVYSRELFILNPRHP encoded by the exons ATGGCTGAACAGGACGATTCCGTGGTAGTTATCAAGGCGAAGCCTGTTCGCAAGGTTTTTAAAGCTCCCACGAGAGTTAGCAAAATTCCGGAGGAACTCCTAAACGACCCCGTGCTTAACTCTGCCATAGCGGCTTTGCCTACGAATTACAATTTTGAAATACATAAGACGGTATGGAGAATCAAAGAGGCCAAGGCGAAAAGAGTGGTGCTTCAGATGCCGGAAGGTCTCTTGATGTATGCCACGACCATAGCTGATATTATTGAAGACTTTACCGAGGCAGAGACTGTTATCATGGCTGATGTCACTTatg GTGCTTGCTGTGTGGATGATTACACAGCACGAGCATTGGATGCAGATTTTCTAATTCATTATGGACATTCGTGTCTCATACCTGTGGACCAAACCACTGGTATCAAAGTCCTTTACGTGTttgttaatgtaaaaattgacATTCTGCACTGTGCGGACTGCCTGAAAATCACTCTGCCAGTCACTATGAAGATAGCATTAGTTAGTACCATACAGTTCGCTACAATGGTGCAAGCGGTGGCAACAGAATTGAGAAGATTAGGTTATGAAGTCTCGGTGCCACAGAGCAAGCCACTTAGCCCTGGAGAA ATTTTAGGATGTACTGCGCCACAAGTTCACTGTGCCGATGCCGTGATCTACATAGGGGACGGTCGCTTCCATTTGGAAGCTGCTATGATCGCTAATCCTAAGCTGAGGGCATTCAAATACGATCCGTACGCGAAAAAATTGACCGAGGAGTTTTATGACCACGAAAAAATGCTGAAGACGAGGCACGAGGCAATACAACGTGCTCTACAAACCGACACATACGCTTTAGTGCTTAGCACTCTCGGTAGACAGGGTAGTCCTAGCGTATTGAAAACTTTGCAAAATAGAATAGAGgcattagaaaagaaaaatgtcgtGATATTGCTCTCGGAAATATTTCCAGACAAAATCAAGCTATTCAAAGACGTCGATGCTTTCATACAA attgcGTGTCCACGATTGAGCATTGACTGGGGTGCTGCGTTTGAGAAACCATTTCTCACGCCTTATGAAGGCGCCGTCGCTCTTAGGATGGCAGACTTCGACAAGGATCGACCGTATCCCATGGATTTTTACGCCACAATCAGCCTCGGACCCTGGACCGCTAATCATAAGGAATCTGAATTGGAAAAAACCGATGCCTGTTGTg aAAGAAGAACAAAGATAGAC
- the Dph1 gene encoding 2-(3-amino-3-carboxypropyl)histidine synthase subunit 1 isoform X3, which produces MAEQDDSVVVIKAKPVRKVFKAPTRVSKIPEELLNDPVLNSAIAALPTNYNFEIHKTVWRIKEAKAKRVVLQMPEGLLMYATTIADIIEDFTEAETVIMADVTYGACCVDDYTARALDADFLIHYGHSCLIPVDQTTGIKVLYVFVNVKIDILHCADCLKITLPVTMKIALVSTIQFATMVQAVATELRRLGYEVSVPQSKPLSPGEILGCTAPQVHCADAVIYIGDGRFHLEAAMIANPKLRAFKYDPYAKKLTEEFYDHEKMLKTRHEAIQRALQTDTYALVLSTLGRQGSPSVLKTLQNRIEALEKKNVVILLSEIFPDKIKLFKDVDAFIQIACPRLSIDWGAAFEKPFLTPYEGAVALRMADFDKDRPYPMDFYATISLGPWTANHKESELEKTDACCEESVNKMM; this is translated from the exons ATGGCTGAACAGGACGATTCCGTGGTAGTTATCAAGGCGAAGCCTGTTCGCAAGGTTTTTAAAGCTCCCACGAGAGTTAGCAAAATTCCGGAGGAACTCCTAAACGACCCCGTGCTTAACTCTGCCATAGCGGCTTTGCCTACGAATTACAATTTTGAAATACATAAGACGGTATGGAGAATCAAAGAGGCCAAGGCGAAAAGAGTGGTGCTTCAGATGCCGGAAGGTCTCTTGATGTATGCCACGACCATAGCTGATATTATTGAAGACTTTACCGAGGCAGAGACTGTTATCATGGCTGATGTCACTTatg GTGCTTGCTGTGTGGATGATTACACAGCACGAGCATTGGATGCAGATTTTCTAATTCATTATGGACATTCGTGTCTCATACCTGTGGACCAAACCACTGGTATCAAAGTCCTTTACGTGTttgttaatgtaaaaattgacATTCTGCACTGTGCGGACTGCCTGAAAATCACTCTGCCAGTCACTATGAAGATAGCATTAGTTAGTACCATACAGTTCGCTACAATGGTGCAAGCGGTGGCAACAGAATTGAGAAGATTAGGTTATGAAGTCTCGGTGCCACAGAGCAAGCCACTTAGCCCTGGAGAA ATTTTAGGATGTACTGCGCCACAAGTTCACTGTGCCGATGCCGTGATCTACATAGGGGACGGTCGCTTCCATTTGGAAGCTGCTATGATCGCTAATCCTAAGCTGAGGGCATTCAAATACGATCCGTACGCGAAAAAATTGACCGAGGAGTTTTATGACCACGAAAAAATGCTGAAGACGAGGCACGAGGCAATACAACGTGCTCTACAAACCGACACATACGCTTTAGTGCTTAGCACTCTCGGTAGACAGGGTAGTCCTAGCGTATTGAAAACTTTGCAAAATAGAATAGAGgcattagaaaagaaaaatgtcgtGATATTGCTCTCGGAAATATTTCCAGACAAAATCAAGCTATTCAAAGACGTCGATGCTTTCATACAA attgcGTGTCCACGATTGAGCATTGACTGGGGTGCTGCGTTTGAGAAACCATTTCTCACGCCTTATGAAGGCGCCGTCGCTCTTAGGATGGCAGACTTCGACAAGGATCGACCGTATCCCATGGATTTTTACGCCACAATCAGCCTCGGACCCTGGACCGCTAATCATAAGGAATCTGAATTGGAAAAAACCGATGCCTGTTGTg
- the Dph1 gene encoding 2-(3-amino-3-carboxypropyl)histidine synthase subunit 1 isoform X1, whose amino-acid sequence MAEQDDSVVVIKAKPVRKVFKAPTRVSKIPEELLNDPVLNSAIAALPTNYNFEIHKTVWRIKEAKAKRVVLQMPEGLLMYATTIADIIEDFTEAETVIMADVTYGACCVDDYTARALDADFLIHYGHSCLIPVDQTTGIKVLYVFVNVKIDILHCADCLKITLPVTMKIALVSTIQFATMVQAVATELRRLGYEVSVPQSKPLSPGEILGCTAPQVHCADAVIYIGDGRFHLEAAMIANPKLRAFKYDPYAKKLTEEFYDHEKMLKTRHEAIQRALQTDTYALVLSTLGRQGSPSVLKTLQNRIEALEKKNVVILLSEIFPDKIKLFKDVDAFIQIACPRLSIDWGAAFEKPFLTPYEGAVALRMADFDKDRPYPMDFYATISLGPWTANHKESELEKTDACCGVFERAVHIKPPSSLSRCQRSDNG is encoded by the exons ATGGCTGAACAGGACGATTCCGTGGTAGTTATCAAGGCGAAGCCTGTTCGCAAGGTTTTTAAAGCTCCCACGAGAGTTAGCAAAATTCCGGAGGAACTCCTAAACGACCCCGTGCTTAACTCTGCCATAGCGGCTTTGCCTACGAATTACAATTTTGAAATACATAAGACGGTATGGAGAATCAAAGAGGCCAAGGCGAAAAGAGTGGTGCTTCAGATGCCGGAAGGTCTCTTGATGTATGCCACGACCATAGCTGATATTATTGAAGACTTTACCGAGGCAGAGACTGTTATCATGGCTGATGTCACTTatg GTGCTTGCTGTGTGGATGATTACACAGCACGAGCATTGGATGCAGATTTTCTAATTCATTATGGACATTCGTGTCTCATACCTGTGGACCAAACCACTGGTATCAAAGTCCTTTACGTGTttgttaatgtaaaaattgacATTCTGCACTGTGCGGACTGCCTGAAAATCACTCTGCCAGTCACTATGAAGATAGCATTAGTTAGTACCATACAGTTCGCTACAATGGTGCAAGCGGTGGCAACAGAATTGAGAAGATTAGGTTATGAAGTCTCGGTGCCACAGAGCAAGCCACTTAGCCCTGGAGAA ATTTTAGGATGTACTGCGCCACAAGTTCACTGTGCCGATGCCGTGATCTACATAGGGGACGGTCGCTTCCATTTGGAAGCTGCTATGATCGCTAATCCTAAGCTGAGGGCATTCAAATACGATCCGTACGCGAAAAAATTGACCGAGGAGTTTTATGACCACGAAAAAATGCTGAAGACGAGGCACGAGGCAATACAACGTGCTCTACAAACCGACACATACGCTTTAGTGCTTAGCACTCTCGGTAGACAGGGTAGTCCTAGCGTATTGAAAACTTTGCAAAATAGAATAGAGgcattagaaaagaaaaatgtcgtGATATTGCTCTCGGAAATATTTCCAGACAAAATCAAGCTATTCAAAGACGTCGATGCTTTCATACAA attgcGTGTCCACGATTGAGCATTGACTGGGGTGCTGCGTTTGAGAAACCATTTCTCACGCCTTATGAAGGCGCCGTCGCTCTTAGGATGGCAGACTTCGACAAGGATCGACCGTATCCCATGGATTTTTACGCCACAATCAGCCTCGGACCCTGGACCGCTAATCATAAGGAATCTGAATTGGAAAAAACCGATGCCTGTTGTg